From the genome of Oncorhynchus clarkii lewisi isolate Uvic-CL-2024 chromosome 11, UVic_Ocla_1.0, whole genome shotgun sequence, one region includes:
- the LOC139420648 gene encoding protein KASH5-like, with translation MKLSTDWLDVELLVPRAVAHGCLVRETGGQRFPLALRLGRRMLRRTVSFPIEAGQLQQLGLQGCGSHGVTSCSVLDLPALLNAHHGQRQWEDERWGWYQGHAEEGQWEDEGGLVVTPSSTGMQNDEFVRLFVSEEERILNSADLSAEERSDVLAELVYSRSRLKQLNSELQRTVELADDNNTLLRTENAALCNQVKGMKQSIHDAEQLMDELEEIRSLSAEKDSATGNLESYIKQLEKEKEILEDQIETIGSEMSRIIPDRATDKKKIADLSNALQALQLRLEESRLALDQRYEVIHKKDFVIEQLEQSLTEYSSIAQDLKEKMKDLESQLAEALVNGGEGRYMALDGTLSAATQRSISLAEEMGLLPRRMVGRIHTTYDRSLFSHLPPKCRSACL, from the exons ATGAAACTGAGCACTGATTGGCTAGATGTTGAGTTGCTTGTGCCCAGGGCAGTGGCCCACGGTTGTTtggtgagagagacag GGGGACAAAGATTTCCATTGGCATTGAGGCTTGGAAGGAGAATGCTGCGCAGGACCGTCTCCTTCCCCATTGAG GCGGGACAGCTGCAGCAGCTGGGTCTACAGGGCTGTGGCTCCCACGGTGTGACATCATGCTCGGTGCTCGACCTCCCGGCTCTCCTCAACGCTCACCATGGGCAACGGCAATGGGAGGATGAACGGTGGGGCTGGTACCAGGGGCATGCAGAAGAAGGCCaatgggaggatgagggagggctAGTGGTCACGCCCTCTTCTACTG GTATGCAAAATGATGAGTTTGTCAGGCTGTTCGtgtcagaggaggagagaatcCTCAACTCTGCAGACCT GagtgcagaggagaggagtgacgtTCTAGCAGAGTTGGTGTATTCCCGAAGCAGACTAAAGCAATTGAACTCAGAGCTGCAGAGAACAGTGGAGTTAGCCGATGACAACAACACACTGCTACGCACTGAGAACGCTGCATTGTGCAACCAAGTTAAAGG gatGAAGCAGTCGATCCATGATGCAGAGCAGCTGATGGATGAGCTGGAGGAGATCCGGAGCTTATCAGCTGAGAAGGACAGCGCTACGGGCAACCTGGAGTCCTACATCAAACAACTG gagaaagagaaggagatttTGGAAGACCAGATCGAGACCATTGGCAGTGAG aTGTCCCGTATTATACCAGATAGAGCCACTGACAAGAAGAAGATCGCTGACCTCAGCAATGCTCTACAGGCCTTACAG CTACGGCTAGAGGAGAGCAGACTCGCCCTGGATCAGAGGTATGAGGTCATACATAAG AAGGACTTTGTTATTGAGCAGCTGGAGCAGTCACTCACAGAGTACTCCTCCATCGcacag GATCTAAAGGAGAAGATGAAGGATCTGGAGAGCCAACTGGCAGAGGCCctagt TAATGGAGGAGAGGGGCGTTACATGGCGTTAGATGGGACTCTGTCTGCAGCCACTCAGCGCTCCATCTCTCTAGCGGAGGAAATGGGTCTACTGCCACGTAGGATGGTGGGTCGCATACACACAACATATGACCGATCACTCTTTTCACATCTTCCCCCAAAGTGCAGAAGTGCTTGTCTGTAG